ACCCTTCGCATTATATATTAAACAACAGAACATAACATAGGAACATTACAGGCACACTCTACTTTAACTTATACTTGGATGGTGCCCTTCTAACGCTCATAAACAGAGGCTGGCAGTCGAGGCTTGGGAGTGCTAAGCAAGCTCTTACCTTTCTGAATAGTAAGCCCCACTCTCTCCCCCAGATCATTCAGGACATCTGGAGGTGACTCCCACTGGAAAGCATGGAGCAGAGCAGCCAAGTAATAGTGCACCATGCGATGAGCCAGTGGCCATCCCACGCACGACCTTCTCCCCGTCCCAAACGGCAAGAGGTTAAAGTCTTGGCCCTTCACATCCACGCTTGACCCTATGAACCTCTCCGGCTTGAACTCCAGTGGATCTTCCCACACATTAGGATCCCTTGCCATTCCCCAAACGTTCACGTAAACGATGCAGTGCTTGGGGATATGGTAGCCAGCTACCTCGCATGCCTCGTTGGTGCGACGAGGGATGATGAGCGGAACGCCAGGGTGCAGTCTGAAAACTTCTTTCACAACTGCCTGAAGGTATGCCAACTTCGGGATATCGCTTTCCACCACAAATCTGTCCTTCCCTACAACTTGATCTAGTTCCAGTAGCAGTTTCTTGAGTACACTGGGTTTCCTTAGGATTTCTGCCATGCCCCACTCCACAGTGCTTGAGGTTGTCTCAGTTCCTGCAATAAACATTTCCTGCCAAAACAAAAAGAGTGATTAGATTGATACTACATATATTACAATTGAGTTCTAAATATATGTACTTACAGAAAGCATTCCTTTGACGATAGATTTTGGTAAACGGTCCAAACCATTTTCTTTATCATTACTCTCATAACTCAACAGAACATCTAACATATCCATTTTCCGTTTGTAGGGTATCGTCCCATCAAGTTGAGCTTTTCCCTTCTCAGCCAACCTCTCCTCAATTAACTTCTCATAGAAAGCATCCAACTGACCGAAGATCTTGTTGATTTTTCTCTTCAAGCCTTGTGGATCAAATGGTTTAACAATTGGGATGAGATCAGAAAAATTCGGGGTCCCAATCACCTTTATCAACTCCCAGAACctctctttcatttttcttccttCAGGCATTGAGTTGTCGAAAAGGTCTTTGGAGCAGACGAAATTACTCACTAGGTTGGCCAGTGCTGTAAAAGCATATTCTGCTATGTTCACTTGAGTGTTGGACTTTGAGACCAAGTACAAATACTTGAGCAAACCATGAACCTGTTGAAAAACACAAACCTTCAGAAGAttacatttaaaaacaaaaaacctttACAAAAATGTATAAGATCGAATTTAACCTGTGAGGTACGAAGTGGCTCAAATTGTTCAAAGGCCTTAGGAGAAAGTAGTTCGGTGATCAAGATCCTTCGAAGAACCTTCCACCTGGGACCATAGGGCGAGAAAATGATGGAATGGGCATCATAAGAGATGACTCGAATGGTCTCGGTTATGGTCCGACTGGAGAACATCCCTTCCTTTTCCTTCAAAACTTGGGCTGCCATTTCCGGTGATGACACCACTATGGCCGGCTTTATTCCCAAGTTTAGACTGAAAAGGGGACCGTAGATCTTGGCCATGTGAAAGAAATCTTCATGGAGACGATTGGAGAGGTGTGGAAGGCTGCCAAGGATAGGCCAACCAACAGGGCCTGGTGGTGCATTCTTCCAGTTTTTATGTCGACCACCAAACACCATAGGGATCAGAAAATAGGAAGCAATGGACATTGCCACTGCCAAGACCATGGACCCTGAAACACACTCACCAGCGCTTAAGAAGTAAGAATGCAGCAAAGCCATATTGCCAATGTCACTTCCTCCCTTCCGCCTCtaactatatatatagatgGAGGAGTGGAGAAGAAGGTTGCTGTGAAAGTGAAAATATATTGGATCTCTGTGTCTACTTATTTATACACAATGAAGAGCACTATAtatccaaaaatttaaatttacattttgatacATTGAACATATGATTCAGCGACGATATTGATGAACTTGGATACTCGAGCGTTACAATGTGGATAAATGGGGAtggaatcaaaataatttacattGTTTCTGGCGTACGTAACTGCTTTTCTCAACAAACTGCTAAAGCCTTTTTGTCATGACATGAAGAATCTGAAACTTTCCCATTACTAGCTTTGTAAGAACATATATCAGAAGGGTAATATGACAAGGATGTATTTATGGCCAAATTAATGCATGACAAGAATTCATTACTTGCATTACTTTCAACACACAGATGCTCTGCTCTCAATTTTATATTCACTTTCAACTTGCACACACttcaaacttttttatttctacTACGGGTTAGTATTTAGTACACTAGTCTGCTCTGtgtcatattttttttaatattttatactatatttatcatcaccctaattttatttgtgaaatttaaaaagttgtgatacctttttatttttatttttatctttaattggGAAGGATAGGAAaatgttattatcatttattacacttatctatttttaactttaattggGGAGGAAATGACTTAGGATTACCATTTATtacacttatttatttttaactttaattggGAAGGAAATGacttttatagaaaaatattattaggaTTGCCATTTAttacacttttttttatttttaactttaattggGAAGGAAATTactttttatagaaaaatgttATTAGGATTACCATTTATTAcactttttacttattttctaactttaatttacttttttttcaaatgcaAGTTGAAGTTTTACCATTTGTGAAgtataaaagagagaaaaaaaagagatttcTTAGACAAGAATTTTAAGagtaaagtttttgtttttgagttagtgtaaaattgtttaatttgttaaatataatttgttgagtgttaattttgttatctCTTTTTATGGAGATTTCTCTTCGTGTTTATAAAGTATGGTTTATTGATGTGATGTATTAAGAGTAAGTAGACATCATGCGTAGCGGCACATTACCCCCTAGGGATGACACGCATCCTTAGGTGCTCACGGGAGGATGTTGACGAGCAAGACATCGGTTATTCAGACTATACGTTGTGGACTAAAATAACTAGCGAGCACGCATGTCCTAAATAACGAAAAGACGAGCTGGATGATGGTGAGAGGTGGcgtactttatattttatacataacataattaatcatgaatttacatcaaatcaattttaaaatctacattaaatattaaaaagatgataaacaaaaaaacagaaatacaatagtaaaaaaatcaaactcgAATAGTAAATAATGCATTAAACCTTGAATATTTGAAGgtaaaataaacaagtaaaatttcaaacaattatttaattttgaatatataattttcaaaccatGTTCATGAAAGAAACTGATAACTTgctgatataaaattaaaaatatgttattactaaaaataacatattaattaaCGTTAAGTATAATGCAAATGCTTTTCAAAGATAGGCCTAATGGAGGCCCACCCATCAAATCTTGTACATCActtcttttagttttcttcctttttgttTCCAAGTATACAATTTACTGTAAATATTGAAAGTgtttgttgtttgtttttttcCGGGAAAATATATTCCCGTGAGGcgataaataaaaaacaaaaccaaaaagaaagttttggtcttttccctttttttgtgctatttatttttgttaataacTTACTTATTATCATATTTGTTTACTTCTttgcatatatttttttcttaaaaagatCAATATgaccattttttaatttattaaattattatatttataaaaaatcagatgaaagtattttaataatgtGGAAAATTTGCTAGCAAGGTTTTAGTAAGTCGAGGTTCTTGGACTTTAAATATTCAGGTTTGGATCATGTGAGTGTTGTTTGTGagttttctttcaaattatttgcTTATGTGTTGAGCGTTAATTCAGAAAATGAGAGGATTTGGAcaaaatataaatctaaaagatgagtttaaacaaaaaacatgacccatttaaaaaatgggttagGTCTcgggtaagatttttttttcgcCTGgtccaaattttcaataaaaaaaacccttattgttttctcactattatgttgctactattttattattattttttggatatagtataacacttattttattgtcaattttgctactattttagaggcatttgtttGTTCAGTTACacttatttaagtataaagacttttttaaatttatttttaatttgttgagaaacttttattttaatatttttagtgtactttatatattaaatttttaaaaaattatataaaaattaatacaagcCAAGCTCAGCTTGGCAAAAATTTTGACCTAATTTTTTGTCTAGGCCTAATAAtcgggtttaaaattttgttagggcCCAACCCGACTCATccaaatatctatatattttatttttaatatgttgtattttgtattaagtttattttagttttattttagtaaacaTGTATTGTCGGTGATTTGTGCTATTCTTATACTTGTGTTTGTAAACTTCTTTTTAGAAAATCCTATAAAATAAAGccatgtgttttttttttttttacttgtgaCTATACATGTAATTACTTGTGTTTTATATAAATcattacaattaattttttaaatatagttgATAAtcgtattaatttttcaattaatacaaaattttcataaaaaatgttGAATAAGATAACTATTTATCACTTtcgtttaaaatattaaattgattttttaaaatatttttgaaaaattgtatACCAAACAacttttgatataaaataaaataaaatattatattaataagatcaaatttaagagataaataattttaaaaataaatttatttttatcaaacacataattaagttcgatatttaaatttattaatatacgAAACAAGTTTTGATATAAATTTAGTACTTACAAATTTGagtactaaaaaaattaacaactgTTTATCTCatacaaaattttgtttaaatagaGCTACCTAAATAAAAACGTTTTATTTGTTCACTTGGAGATTTAAACTCGGGTGGGTTCTATAACTTAATATCTATTGTTTACGTCAttgctaaaatattaaaaaatattgttttttttatgcttttttatataaaatatgaaaaaatattttttttgaataaattttgtatgtaattttaaagaaaaatgacgaaattaacaaaaattaatcacaGCAGGAAGGGACAGAATACAACCCAAATGAACGAGGCTTTTTTATGGTACTCGAAACCTTTGCATTCTTCACTCTCTCAAACGCTTTGTATCTTCTCTCATTTCTCTGCAATGCCAAGCGATTATTCATCTCCGGGTTTTTCTTTTCAGAAGATGGGGATTCTCAGTTGGACGGTATTTCGGTTGGGATTGATTCTAAAGCGTCGGAAGTTCACTCTTTCGAGGTCAGACCCTGGAGATGCCAAAAATGATGAGGAGTTAGAAAATGTATTGTCTTTATTGCAAAGTAGAGTTGATGGGTCATTGGATTCAAGTCTTGATGCAATAGCTTTGGGTTTGCACGAGGGTTTTGTTGTCAAAGTTGCTCAAACACATTTATTATGGGTGAAAATATGATTCGGTTTTCCAAATGGGTAATGAAGAAACCAGGGTTGAATCACTTGTCAAGGTTGTGATATTAGGAAGAGGAATGCTTACGTCTATCAAAGCTCTATTGCATTACAATGAATCAAACATACTGTTATTATTTCACTATCAAGTCTCCATTACATTACAATGAATCAAACATGCTGTTATTATTTCACTGTCAAAGCTTTATGTATGATTGATCGGGCTTGGTCTGTATGTGAAAGAATGCTTGATGGGGACAACTTTCCGGATGGTGGGCAAGTGGGAAAGATTATAACTTGGCTTTTGTAAAGggggaaaagctaaaaatgCTCACTTGTTGGTTGAAGAGAAAAACAAGCAGTCGCCCCAATCTTCTATTAATTGTTTCATCAGTTCACTTTGTAAGAGGGATGAAACGTGAAATTAGCTTTGGAGATGTTGGATATTGCAAAATTTAAGAACTAGACAAGGCTTTGAAGTTTGAAGCTATTGGCTGAGATGAAGCATTTTTTGGGTCCTCCGTACTGTTGATGAATACAATAAATTGATCCAGTCTCTTTGCTTGTAGGATTTGGATTGGCAAACTACTCGATGGCTTGTATCTCCTTATAAAGGCTGTTAAGGAGCTGGAAACACAGGAATTGAATAGCAGAGAAGCAATCACTGATGTTTAAATCTCTGCTGATTTTAGGAAATGGATGTACAGTTCTGATATTCAAGCATTTGAtaggaatttaattttatacttagtATAACTGAATCTTTTCTTATAAatgttacaaatatatatatatatatattagctaATTACAAACTTTTCTACTTGAAAAACCTCTGGAGAAAAGAATTTGTAGCAAATTAATCAAGCTGCAATTTTATATCTGCATATCACCTTACACTTTAAAACCCTTCCCTGAACATAAAAACCTGGCATCACCATGATCTTTACTCGGTTGGGTCCATGAGATTTTTGCCTTTCCATGAGCATATCTTCCATGTAATGTGGATCGAAGGTTGTATTTTCCTCCACCCTTAAAATCCCCAGTGGAGGATTGAATGAAAACGCAAGCAAATGCAGCAACCATATGCATTTGGCTGCAACAAAGAATGCTTGAAGCAACTGTTGAGGCCATGGTCTAGTCCAATTCAAGGTTGAAATGATCAAACTCATCTTCTGATCACAAAACTTGCTGAACTCTTCACTGTAGCATTTAGTCCCTGTCCTCAGCACTTCATTCCAGCTTAGATTTCTAAGCCCAACAAACGATGAGAATTGAGCTTGGCGATTTTGTTGAGGGTCCAGCAGCTTTGGTGACCCATTCTTCTGAAACACACAGTTCTCAAAGTCCTGGTAGAATGATTGGTTTATAATTGCTTCCAAATGGTATGACACTGCCTTAGAGTACTTGGAATTCaatgaaagtttatatggtCGAAGAAGAGAATTCAAATTCTCCATTAAAGTATTATCAGTCTCTTCAATCTGTCCAATAAGTGTTTTGCAGAATTGTTTCACTGACAATCTTGCTTCCGATACAATCTGCAAGAAACCCTCTGCCATTACCTCCTCACTGACTGGCATCAAGTTTTCTTCATTCCCATCTATGCCTTTCCCCTTCCTAGGATAATTTCCTAGCTTTTCATTGATTTGAGAATCCTTTGTTTGCGTTGCTTGCCTCAATGCCTTCTTGAGCTCTTCGCAATACGTTTCCAAA
This sequence is a window from Gossypium raimondii isolate GPD5lz chromosome 5, ASM2569854v1, whole genome shotgun sequence. Protein-coding genes within it:
- the LOC105769436 gene encoding probable (S)-N-methylcoclaurine 3'-hydroxylase isozyme 2, producing the protein MALLHSYFLSAGECVSGSMVLAVAMSIASYFLIPMVFGGRHKNWKNAPPGPVGWPILGSLPHLSNRLHEDFFHMAKIYGPLFSLNLGIKPAIVVSSPEMAAQVLKEKEGMFSSRTITETIRVISYDAHSIIFSPYGPRWKVLRRILITELLSPKAFEQFEPLRTSQVHGLLKYLYLVSKSNTQVNIAEYAFTALANLVSNFVCSKDLFDNSMPEGRKMKERFWELIKVIGTPNFSDLIPIVKPFDPQGLKRKINKIFGQLDAFYEKLIEERLAEKGKAQLDGTIPYKRKMDMLDVLLSYESNDKENGLDRLPKSIVKGMLSEMFIAGTETTSSTVEWGMAEILRKPSVLKKLLLELDQVVGKDRFVVESDIPKLAYLQAVVKEVFRLHPGVPLIIPRRTNEACEVAGYHIPKHCIVYVNVWGMARDPNVWEDPLEFKPERFIGSSVDVKGQDFNLLPFGTGRRSCVGWPLAHRMVHYYLAALLHAFQWESPPDVLNDLGERVGLTIQKGKSLLSTPKPRLPASVYER